CGAACACGCCCAGCTGCGCGGCGAAGTGGCGGGCGAGCTGGCTCGCACCGAGCAGGGCCGTTATCTGGACCTGGCCGGCCAGGTCCATGACCGCGGCGACGAGGCGGTGGCCGATCTGCTCGAGGATCTTGAAATCGTCGCCCTCGACCGGCATGTGCATCGTGTACGCTTGATCGAGACCGCCCTGGCGGCGATCGACCAGGGACGTTATGGCCTGTGCCGCGTGTGCGGCGAGCAGATCGGCAGCGCCCGCCTGGAAGCCGAGCCGGCCGCGGAGCGCTGCATCGGCTGCCAGACAACGCTTGAAAGCGGACAACACGCGCCAACCCTCTGAGGCGCCGCCCGTGCGACCGCAACTGGCGGTCGGCGTGTTCGTGTTCGACGCCGCCGGGCGGGTGCTGCTGATCCAGCGCGGTCGCCCGCCGGCAAAGGGACTGTGGTCCGTGCCGGGGGGCAAGGTGGAGTGGGGCGAGGCGGTGGCCGATGCCTGCCGGCGCGAGGTGCGCGAGGAAACGGGCATCGACGTGTCGATCGGGCCGCTGGTGACCTGGATCGAGCGCATGGACCCGTCCCACCATTACGTGATCCTGGACTTTGTCGGCGCGCCGCTGCGGGACGATGTTCCGCTGCAGGCCGGCGACGATGCCGCGGCTGCGCGCTGGCTGACCGACGATGAATTGCTGGACCTGCCCCTGACCGCCGGCCTGCTGCCGGTGCTGGCGCAGGCGCGCAGCCTGATCAGGCGATGACGGACTTGCCGGGTTCGCCGGGAATTTCCCGCACCAGGCGCGGCACCAGATAGCCCGGCAGCCGCGCGCGCAGGGCGTCGATCAGCGCTTCTGCGGTGGTCTGTGACACTTCGAAATGCGCGGCGCCCTGCACGCGGTCCAGCAGGTGCAGGTAGTACGGCAGCACGTTCGCACGGTGCAGACGCTCGCTGAGCGTCGCCAGCGTGTCGGCGTCGTCGTTCACGCCGCGCAGCAGGACGGCCTGATTCAGCAGCGTGACGCCGGCGTCCGCGAGTGCCGCCAGGGCGGCGTCGACCTCGGCGTCCAGCTCGGCCGGGTGGTTGCTGTGCAGGACCAGTACCTTGCGCAGCGGCAGCCGGCGCAGCCACGCCATCAGGTCGCCGTTCACCCGCTGCGGCAGCACCACCGGCAGGCGGCTGTGGATGCGCAGCGTGTGGATATGCGGGATGGCTGCGAGGCGCTGGGCCAGTTCAGCCAGCCGTGGGTCGCTGAGCGTGAGCGGATCACCGCCGCTCAGGATCACCTCGCCAATGTTCGGATCGGCGGCGATGGCGGCCAGCGCCGGTTCCAGTCGTGAGCCGCCGGCGTGCGCGTCGGCGTAGGGGAAATGGCGGCGAAAACAGTACCGGCAGTGCACGGCGCAGGCGCCGGTGGCGATCAACAGCGCCCGGCCGTGGTATTTTTTGAGCAGTCCCGGCACCGGCTGGGCGGCCGACTCGGCGAGCGGGTCGGCGCTGAAGCCGGGCCGGGTTTCGCATTCAAGGTCCAGCGGCAGCACCTGGCGCAGCAGCGGATCGGCGGCGTCGCCCGGCCGGATCCGCTGCAGATAGGGCGCCGGCACGCGCAGCGGAAACAGCGCCGCGCCGCGCCGCGCGGCCGGCAGCAGGCTGTCCGGCAAGCCCAGGACGTGCAGCAGCTCGGCCGGGTCGACGATGGCCTCGGCCAGCAGTCGCTGCCACGGCGCGGTCACGCGGGTCACCGCGGCAGGATAAGGCATGTACTCACTCTCGATGACGTTCCGATAAAGAGGAAATTATGGCGTCTTACAGCACCAACGAATTTCGCGCCGGGCTCAAGGTGATGCTCGACGGGGACCCCTGCGACATCATCGAAAACGAGTTCGTGAAGCCCGGCAAGGGCCAGGCCTTCAACCGCGTGCGCCTGCGCAACCTGCGCACCAGCCGGGTCTGGGAGCGCACCTTCAAGTCCGGCGAAACCATCGAAGCGGCCGACGTGGTCGATACGGAAATGCAGTATCTGTATAACGACGGCGAGTCCTGGTGCTTCATGAATCCGAGCACTTTCGAGCAGGTCCATGCCGGCGCCGCCGCCATCGGCGACAAGGCGCAGTGGCTCAAGGAGCAGGACAGCTGCACGGTCACCTTGTGGAACGGCGAGCCGCTGCTGGTGGCGCCGCCCAACCAGGTCGTGATGAAGGTTACCTACACGGAGCCTGCCGTGCGCGGGGACACCAGCAGCGGCGCCACCAAACTGGCCACGCTGGAAACCGGCGCCACGGTGAAGGTGCCGCTGTTCGTGGAAATCGACGACCTGCTGCGGGTAGACACGCGTACCCGCGAATACATATCCCGCGTCAAGGAATAAGTGACGGACGCTCGCCCCGCGGCGCCGGACTGGCGCCCCGGCGCCAGCCTCGAAACGCTGCGCCTGCGCGCGCGGCTGCTGGAACAGATACGCGCCTTCTTTGCGGCGCGTGGCGTGATGGAAGTCGATACGCCGTTGCTCGGCCCGGCGCCCAGCAGCGACCCGCAGCAGCACTGCCTGGATGTCGAGCTGCCCGGCGTGGGCCGGCGCTACCTGCAGCCGTCGCCGGAATTCGCCATGAAGCGCCTGCTGGCGGCCGGCAGCGGCAGCATCTACCAGGTCTGCAAGGCGTTTCGGGCCGGCGAGCACGGTCCGCGGCACCGGGTCGAGTTCACCCTGCTGGAGTGGTACCGGGCCGGTTTCGACTACCGCGCGCTGATGGACGAAGTGCAGGCGCTGGTCTGTGGCCTGCTCGGCCGGCCGGCGGCGCAGGCTTTCAGTTATGGCGCGCTGTTCGAGCGCCACGCCGGGGTCGATGCGTTCACGACCGATGAGGCGGCGCTGTGGCGGCGCGTGGTGGCGGCCGGCATCGAGCCGTCAGCGGCGCTGCGGGCCGCCGGGCGCGATGCAGCGCTCGACATTTTGCTCACGCGCCTGATCGAGCCGGCCATCGCGCCGCTGGGCGTGGTTTTCATCCACGACTACCCGGCCAGCCAGGCGGCGCTGGCCCGCCTGCGACCGGGCCGGCCGCCCATCGCCGAGCGCTTCGAGCTGTACGTGGACGGCATCGAGTTGGCCAACGGCTGGTCCGAGCTGACCAATGCGGCCGAGCAGCGTCGTCGATTCGAACAGGACAACCGCATCCGGCAGGCGGCCGGCCTGCCGCAGGTGCCGCTCGACGAGCAGCTGCTGGCAGCGCTGGCGCACGGCCTGCCGGACTGCGCCGGGGTCGCGCTGGGCTTCGACCGCCTGCTGATGCTGGCCGCGGGCATGGCCGATATCGGGGCGGTACAGGCGTTTTGCGAGCAAGGAAGCGCCGGGAAAACCGGGTAGGCGCAGCTTTGCTGCGCGATGATCGCCCGCCGCAGCCGGGCTCTTGCTCAGCACACGTAGTCGAAGGCCACCACGCAGTCGTCGAAGCTGCCGTCGAGCAGCGGACCGATGTCCTGGGCGATCGCCACGTGCTCCGGCGACGGCAGGTAGCGGTCACGGGCGGCAGCGTCGCGAAAATCCATCGAGAAGCCATAGTTGAAGCCGCGGTTGATGCCTTCCGGGCTCGAATAGGCGCCGCCGCTGAAGCCGAGCAAACCGTCGAAGCTGCCGACCATGGCGCCGAAGCGGTCGAACAGGGACTGCGCCTCCTTGCTCGTGCCAGGCTTGAGCTTGACCATCACCATGTGCCGAATCATTGCGTTTCTCCGTTTGGGGGTTTGGGCCAGCGTGTAGAATGCCGGCACTTTTCACGCCGGCCGCGCGCGGCCGGGCGAGTTTGCCACAGCGCCGCCTGCCATCTCCTGGAGCCGATCGGGGGCTCGCCGCGCGGTTAACGCCACGACAAGAAGCATTCCATGACGGTGTTGGTGGGGGTGCCGCGCGAGCGCGCGGCAGGCGAGTGCCGCGTGGCAGCAACGCCGGAATCGGTCAAGAAACTGCTGGCCCTGGGTGCGCAGGTGTGCGTGGAGGCGGGCGCCGGTGAGGCCGCCCGCTATGCGGATACCGCCTATGCGCAGGCCGGTGCCCGCGTGACCACCGCGGCCGAGACCCTGGCGGCCGACGTGGTGCTCGCGGTGCGCCGGCCGGTGGCCGAACAGCTTGCCGCCATGCGGCCAGGCGCGCTGCTGGTCGGCTTTGCCGATCCTCATGCCGGCGGCCTGGACGCGCTGGCGCAGGCGGGTCTGAGCGTGCTGGCGGTGGAGCTGATCCCCCGAATCTCCCGCGCGCAGGGCATGGACGCGCTGTCCTCACAGGCCAACATCGCCGGCTACCGGGCGGTGCTGGAAGCGACGTCGCATTACCGGCGCTTCCTGCCGCTGATGATGACCTCCGCCGGCACCGCCAAGCCCAGCCGCGTGGTGATTTTGGGCGTGGGCGTCGCCGGTCTGCAGGCCATTGCCACCGCGCGGCGCCTGGGCGCGCAGGTGGAGGCCTTCGACGTGCGCCCCGAGACGCGCGAGCAGGTGCTGTCGTTGGGCGCCAAGTTCATCGACATCGACCTTGGCGAGAGCGGCGCCGGGGCAGGGGGCTATGCCCGCGAACTGTCGGCGCAGGCGCAGCAGCGCCAGCAGGAACTGCTCGGCGAGCGCCTGAAGGCGGCCGACATCATCATCACCACCGCGCTCATTCCAGGTCGCCCGGCGCCGGTGCTGGTGCCCGAGGCGGTGGTGCAGGGCATGCGGCCCGGCTCGGTGATCGTGGACCTGGCCGCTGCGAACGGCGGCAACTGCCCGCTGACCGAGGCTGACCGGGTTGTGGAAAAACACGGCGTGACACTGGTCGGCATTACCGACTATCCGTCGCGTGTGGCCACCGATGCCAGCGCCTTCTATGCCCGCAACCTGCTGAACCTGCTCGAACTGGCGCTGCGCAAGGACGAGGCCGGCACGCGCATCGAGCTGGACCTGCAGGACGAAATCATCGCCGCCGCGCTGGCCGTGCAGGCCGGCACGCTGC
This Immundisolibacter cernigliae DNA region includes the following protein-coding sequences:
- a CDS encoding NUDIX hydrolase gives rise to the protein MRPQLAVGVFVFDAAGRVLLIQRGRPPAKGLWSVPGGKVEWGEAVADACRREVREETGIDVSIGPLVTWIERMDPSHHYVILDFVGAPLRDDVPLQAGDDAAAARWLTDDELLDLPLTAGLLPVLAQARSLIRR
- the efp gene encoding elongation factor P gives rise to the protein MASYSTNEFRAGLKVMLDGDPCDIIENEFVKPGKGQAFNRVRLRNLRTSRVWERTFKSGETIEAADVVDTEMQYLYNDGESWCFMNPSTFEQVHAGAAAIGDKAQWLKEQDSCTVTLWNGEPLLVAPPNQVVMKVTYTEPAVRGDTSSGATKLATLETGATVKVPLFVEIDDLLRVDTRTREYISRVKE
- the epmB gene encoding EF-P beta-lysylation protein EpmB, which codes for MPYPAAVTRVTAPWQRLLAEAIVDPAELLHVLGLPDSLLPAARRGAALFPLRVPAPYLQRIRPGDAADPLLRQVLPLDLECETRPGFSADPLAESAAQPVPGLLKKYHGRALLIATGACAVHCRYCFRRHFPYADAHAGGSRLEPALAAIAADPNIGEVILSGGDPLTLSDPRLAELAQRLAAIPHIHTLRIHSRLPVVLPQRVNGDLMAWLRRLPLRKVLVLHSNHPAELDAEVDAALAALADAGVTLLNQAVLLRGVNDDADTLATLSERLHRANVLPYYLHLLDRVQGAAHFEVSQTTAEALIDALRARLPGYLVPRLVREIPGEPGKSVIA
- a CDS encoding TraR/DksA family transcriptional regulator: MNGLSAKEVEHLRQRLRDEHAQLRGEVAGELARTEQGRYLDLAGQVHDRGDEAVADLLEDLEIVALDRHVHRVRLIETALAAIDQGRYGLCRVCGEQIGSARLEAEPAAERCIGCQTTLESGQHAPTL
- a CDS encoding Re/Si-specific NAD(P)(+) transhydrogenase subunit alpha, which gives rise to MLVGVPRERAAGECRVAATPESVKKLLALGAQVCVEAGAGEAARYADTAYAQAGARVTTAAETLAADVVLAVRRPVAEQLAAMRPGALLVGFADPHAGGLDALAQAGLSVLAVELIPRISRAQGMDALSSQANIAGYRAVLEATSHYRRFLPLMMTSAGTAKPSRVVILGVGVAGLQAIATARRLGAQVEAFDVRPETREQVLSLGAKFIDIDLGESGAGAGGYARELSAQAQQRQQELLGERLKAADIIITTALIPGRPAPVLVPEAVVQGMRPGSVIVDLAAANGGNCPLTEADRVVEKHGVTLVGITDYPSRVATDASAFYARNLLNLLELALRKDEAGTRIELDLQDEIIAAALAVQAGTLRFAKP
- a CDS encoding Dabb family protein; amino-acid sequence: MIRHMVMVKLKPGTSKEAQSLFDRFGAMVGSFDGLLGFSGGAYSSPEGINRGFNYGFSMDFRDAAARDRYLPSPEHVAIAQDIGPLLDGSFDDCVVAFDYVC
- the epmA gene encoding EF-P lysine aminoacylase EpmA yields the protein MTDARPAAPDWRPGASLETLRLRARLLEQIRAFFAARGVMEVDTPLLGPAPSSDPQQHCLDVELPGVGRRYLQPSPEFAMKRLLAAGSGSIYQVCKAFRAGEHGPRHRVEFTLLEWYRAGFDYRALMDEVQALVCGLLGRPAAQAFSYGALFERHAGVDAFTTDEAALWRRVVAAGIEPSAALRAAGRDAALDILLTRLIEPAIAPLGVVFIHDYPASQAALARLRPGRPPIAERFELYVDGIELANGWSELTNAAEQRRRFEQDNRIRQAAGLPQVPLDEQLLAALAHGLPDCAGVALGFDRLLMLAAGMADIGAVQAFCEQGSAGKTG